The following proteins are encoded in a genomic region of Heliangelus exortis chromosome 7, bHelExo1.hap1, whole genome shotgun sequence:
- the LOC139798123 gene encoding dual specificity protein phosphatase 13B-like translates to MQERNKMPHTRDSSSSASSAESRASYETPALSDLQRLLWLREGCGNHLDQVWPNIYLGDAWAARSKSTLQSLNITHILNAADGPYSINTGAQYYKDLQMEYYGVEAFDDPSFDLSIFFYEAANFIGKALNTLGGKVFVHCAMGVSRSATLVLAFLMIHENMTLVEALKTVSAHRNICPNSGFLNQLRDLDIKLNEERKGTKASATTEL, encoded by the exons ATGCAAGAGAGGAACAAGATGCCTCACACCAGAGACTCATCATCTTCAGCCAGcagtgcagagagcagagcttccTATGAAACACCAGCACTCTCAGACCTCCAGAGGCTTTTGTGGTTGAGAGAAGGATGTGGTAATCATCTGGACCAAGTCTGGCCAAATATTTACCTGGGAGATGC GTGGGCTGCTAGGAGTAAAAGTACTCTTCAAAGCCTCAACATTACTCACATCCTTAATGCAGCAGATGGGCCATACAGCATCAACACAGGAGCCCAATATTACAAAGATCTGCAAATGGAGTACTACGGAGTAGAAGCATTTGATGATCCTTCCTTTGATTTAAGTATCTTCTTCTATGAAGCTGCCAATTTCATAGGCAAAGCCTTAAACACTTTGGGAG gTAAGGTGTTTGTTCACTGTGCCATGGGGGTGAGCCGTTCTGCCACTTTAGTGCTTGCTTTTTTAATGATCCATGAAAACATGACACTCGTGGAAGCTCTGAAAACAGTCAGTGCTCACAGAAACATCTGCCCAAATTCAGGGTTCCTCAACCAGCTCCGGGACTTGGACATTAAATTAAACGAAGAGAGGAAAGGCACCAAAGCATCTGCTACCACAGAGCTGTAA